One region of Arthrobacter sp. StoSoilB22 genomic DNA includes:
- the mpaC gene encoding daptide-type RiPP biosynthesis dehydogenase — protein MIADHGLRTRCVIADDGTAPKYVGGLTRGRTGLVVDRDLKVHRDKLLEGELKGSAVLELTAEPVTVETLRTVGRFIRENGLQTVVGLGGGSVLDAVKLAAIFTADPALTIFAERHAKRSGLLVLPPITNPNDRPKTILMPSTVGTGAEVSAVACLDTAVGRRLIASRNLAGDVAMLDAGHLATLPKYLVFEGLLEALLRVAGTMVGSQHSIFDDDGHVLIQRMVRLGERLTLYDTAELRLTAARLSMETHTGWALMGRNPYGARHWYLANELAYVTGARKMTATASVIGPIWAEITNGAAAWGDRRRLQQLWSAVTEAVPELDPDPAPGINHLIRRWGIAGLENIGGETLHRTTEAVIRNWGGSLPMLRGIDAAQIQYILHSAARTHSLVRPTG, from the coding sequence GTGATTGCCGATCACGGGTTGAGGACCCGTTGCGTCATTGCCGACGACGGGACGGCACCAAAGTACGTGGGCGGCCTCACTCGCGGCAGAACGGGCTTGGTAGTCGATCGGGACCTCAAAGTGCACCGAGACAAACTTCTTGAAGGTGAACTCAAAGGTTCAGCTGTCCTGGAATTGACTGCGGAGCCCGTCACCGTGGAAACGCTGAGGACCGTGGGCCGCTTCATCCGCGAAAACGGACTTCAGACGGTGGTGGGACTCGGCGGCGGTTCAGTCCTTGACGCGGTAAAGCTCGCCGCAATCTTTACCGCTGACCCCGCTTTGACCATATTCGCTGAGCGCCACGCCAAGCGCTCCGGACTGTTGGTGTTGCCACCGATCACTAACCCCAACGATCGTCCCAAGACGATTCTCATGCCGTCCACGGTGGGTACCGGCGCTGAAGTCAGCGCTGTAGCGTGCCTGGACACCGCCGTCGGACGCCGCTTGATTGCCTCGCGCAATTTGGCAGGTGACGTGGCGATGCTCGACGCCGGGCACCTCGCCACCCTGCCCAAGTATCTGGTTTTCGAAGGCCTGCTTGAAGCCCTGCTGAGAGTGGCGGGGACCATGGTTGGCAGCCAGCACAGCATCTTTGACGACGACGGCCATGTCCTCATCCAACGGATGGTCCGGTTGGGAGAGCGGCTGACTCTTTACGATACGGCGGAACTCCGCCTAACTGCGGCCCGCCTCAGCATGGAGACGCACACCGGATGGGCACTCATGGGCCGCAACCCCTACGGGGCAAGGCACTGGTACCTCGCAAACGAGCTCGCGTACGTGACAGGGGCGAGAAAAATGACGGCGACAGCGTCTGTGATTGGGCCAATCTGGGCCGAAATCACCAACGGTGCAGCAGCCTGGGGCGACCGCCGGAGGCTCCAACAACTGTGGTCCGCGGTCACCGAGGCGGTCCCTGAGCTGGACCCGGATCCGGCTCCTGGTATCAACCACCTGATCCGGCGGTGGGGTATCGCCGGACTCGAGAACATCGGCGGCGAAACGCTTCACCGAACCACGGAAGCTGTTATCCGAAACTGGGGCGGATCACTGCCCATGCTTCGCGGCATCGACGCCGCGCAGATTCAGTACATCCTCCATAGCGCGGCGAGGACCCACAGTCTTGTCCGCCCAACCGGGTGA
- a CDS encoding daptide-type RiPP encodes MQNQLNISVQEIESMDTPDFNNWFIGVSQGVAIGLIAVSIT; translated from the coding sequence ATGCAAAATCAGCTCAACATCTCCGTCCAGGAGATCGAGTCGATGGATACCCCGGACTTCAACAACTGGTTCATCGGTGTTTCCCAAGGAGTTGCCATCGGCCTGATCGCCGTCAGCATCACCTAA
- a CDS encoding EamA family transporter, producing the protein MVSLRRIVGYGVVLGLMQLCFYQAISHISLSLAVSIEFIVPLVLGCLCTRPRAVRLAVLGAVAGLFLIVDYASRPDPAGILWAVATGILLSVYIKVGTTMPTASHPLAVLSKALWVAFLVVLAGQILTPVPDLQTADRWVGQALVVALLTIAIPFSLELFAMKRLRALPFAMVSALDPALAAIVGVLGLNQYLDDRQITGLIVLTGCAVLSVWTDARAQTSRQLKSTQRGAKVENQ; encoded by the coding sequence GTGGTATCCCTGCGCCGCATCGTCGGCTACGGTGTCGTTTTGGGATTGATGCAGCTTTGCTTCTATCAAGCAATTTCCCATATTTCGCTGTCTCTAGCGGTTTCCATTGAATTCATTGTCCCCTTGGTACTCGGCTGTCTGTGTACGCGCCCTCGGGCGGTCCGGCTTGCGGTTTTGGGCGCCGTGGCAGGACTTTTCCTCATTGTGGACTACGCCAGCCGACCGGATCCCGCGGGAATCCTGTGGGCCGTGGCTACCGGGATTCTGTTGAGCGTTTATATCAAGGTGGGGACGACTATGCCGACTGCGTCCCATCCGCTGGCAGTGTTATCCAAGGCTTTGTGGGTCGCGTTCCTAGTTGTTCTAGCAGGGCAGATCCTAACCCCAGTTCCTGACTTGCAGACAGCAGACCGGTGGGTGGGCCAGGCGCTTGTCGTGGCACTGCTGACCATAGCTATTCCATTTTCTCTGGAACTTTTCGCCATGAAGCGTCTTCGCGCGCTTCCCTTCGCAATGGTGTCGGCTTTGGACCCCGCGTTGGCTGCGATCGTCGGCGTACTAGGCCTTAACCAGTACTTGGACGACCGACAGATCACGGGGCTGATCGTTCTCACCGGGTGTGCCGTACTTAGCGTCTGGACGGATGCTCGCGCCCAAACAAGCAGACAACTGAAATCTACTCAACGAGGAGCAAAAGTTGAAAACCAATGA
- a CDS encoding ThuA domain-containing protein — protein MSDAKLKIVVWNEAVHEARNEPATIGEMYPEGIHGAIAAGLRGFYPDSEITTATLADPEHGLSEEVLEQTDVLLWWGHIAHGEVADEVVERVQRHVLGGMGLVVLHSGHFAKIFTRLLGTTCSLKWRNEGERELVWTVKPSHPIAAGIESPIVIPQQEMYGELFDIPEPDDLIFISSFTGGEVFRSGVTFSRGKGRIFYFSPGDQEYPVYHQPQIQKVIANGVGWVAQPGVFREAPEVSNPARGWFEEA, from the coding sequence ATGTCTGATGCGAAATTGAAGATTGTCGTCTGGAACGAAGCCGTCCACGAGGCCCGCAACGAGCCCGCCACGATCGGCGAGATGTACCCCGAAGGGATCCACGGCGCCATCGCCGCCGGGCTGCGCGGCTTCTACCCGGACTCCGAAATCACGACGGCGACACTCGCCGATCCCGAACACGGGCTCTCCGAGGAGGTGCTGGAGCAGACCGACGTGCTGCTGTGGTGGGGACACATTGCCCATGGGGAAGTCGCTGATGAGGTGGTGGAGCGCGTGCAGCGCCACGTGCTCGGCGGCATGGGCCTGGTGGTCCTGCACTCCGGGCACTTCGCGAAGATCTTCACTCGGTTGTTGGGGACCACGTGCTCGCTGAAGTGGCGCAACGAGGGCGAACGCGAACTCGTGTGGACGGTCAAGCCGTCGCATCCGATCGCGGCCGGCATTGAGAGCCCCATTGTGATTCCGCAGCAGGAAATGTACGGCGAACTGTTCGACATTCCAGAACCCGACGACCTGATCTTCATCAGCTCGTTCACCGGGGGAGAGGTGTTCCGCTCCGGCGTGACGTTCTCGCGCGGCAAGGGCCGGATCTTCTACTTCAGCCCCGGCGACCAGGAATACCCGGTGTACCACCAGCCGCAGATCCAGAAGGTCATCGCCAACGGGGTTGGCTGGGTGGCGCAGCCCGGCGTTTTCCGGGAAGCGCCCGAGGTCTCCAACCCGGCGCGGGGCTGGTTCGAGGAAGCCTAG
- a CDS encoding helix-turn-helix transcriptional regulator has translation MNRLRHQGLATYRWEISPTGPLRKCYQLTNAGFEELEHRHATWKELRKSLQQLLDTASSNISGPNSRGVVPRKRTE, from the coding sequence ATGAATCGATTGAGGCACCAAGGATTAGCCACCTATAGGTGGGAAATATCACCTACCGGTCCGCTGCGAAAATGTTATCAACTGACAAATGCGGGGTTTGAAGAATTGGAGCATCGGCACGCAACGTGGAAAGAACTCCGAAAATCCTTGCAGCAACTTTTGGATACAGCGTCGTCAAATATTTCGGGGCCAAATTCTCGTGGGGTAGTACCCAGAAAGAGAACGGAATGA
- the mpaM gene encoding daptide-type RiPP biosynthesis methyltransferase: protein MNTAPDETADAILRILGHVDPPEDLYSVSGSRLYDQITANDLTELPEILAAARKTSGPILELAAGSGRITRPLLALGRPLTAVDSSPEMLAMLKEKAGTKAFNPRDVKVELVEADMSRFEIDGGFGCVVLGASSITLLDPAGRWELFRRVRECLTPDGQFLLTVLNADNHQAPIDSGGRCTVSALGDDSFLITAEGRDAANGARHVTMIHVSFGLDGTYRSSAYASDVAFLSNSLLEEEIGAEGLKIIERRPVRIASPSPGLNDVELWVCGK, encoded by the coding sequence ATGAACACCGCACCAGATGAGACCGCCGACGCCATTTTGCGGATCCTTGGACACGTCGATCCTCCTGAGGATCTGTATAGCGTTTCGGGATCGAGACTCTACGACCAGATCACCGCCAACGACCTCACCGAGCTTCCCGAGATCCTGGCCGCTGCGCGGAAAACCTCCGGGCCTATCTTGGAACTTGCGGCAGGATCCGGACGAATCACGCGACCCCTCCTTGCCTTGGGGCGTCCACTCACCGCAGTCGATTCGTCACCGGAAATGTTGGCCATGCTGAAGGAGAAAGCAGGCACCAAAGCCTTCAACCCCCGCGATGTGAAGGTTGAACTGGTGGAAGCGGACATGTCCCGCTTTGAGATCGACGGCGGTTTCGGTTGTGTGGTTCTCGGTGCCAGTTCCATCACGCTCCTTGATCCGGCGGGGCGCTGGGAGTTGTTCCGTAGAGTGCGCGAATGTTTAACGCCGGACGGTCAATTCCTACTGACGGTCCTGAACGCGGACAACCACCAAGCCCCAATAGACAGTGGAGGCCGCTGCACGGTTTCAGCTCTGGGGGACGATTCGTTCCTGATCACTGCGGAAGGCCGGGACGCTGCCAACGGAGCGCGTCACGTGACCATGATCCATGTCAGTTTTGGCTTGGACGGGACATATAGATCCTCCGCCTACGCAAGCGACGTCGCTTTCCTGAGCAACAGCCTCCTCGAGGAAGAGATCGGTGCAGAAGGACTCAAGATTATTGAGCGCCGCCCGGTACGGATAGCGTCGCCAAGCCCGGGTTTGAATGATGTGGAGCTATGGGTTTGCGGCAAATGA
- a CDS encoding Gfo/Idh/MocA family oxidoreductase — protein sequence MSIQQQAPSATLKVGVVGIGWAGQQHLKAYSNIDGVEIVAVAGMEADLLAQLKEEYSIPHAFARWEDMIELEGLDAVSVAVPTFLHAPIAIASLGRGLHVLSEKPLARNAVEGQQMVDAARKAGRVLDVAFNHRRRGDIQALKEVIDAGTLGRPYYAKASWLRRQGIPMLGSWFTNPKLAGGGPLADIGVHVLDYSLHLLGEPKVLAVSASTHSELGPRGLGGNARYTASNSSHKFEVEDFASAFLRLEGGGTLILEAGWATYRDERDLMDFTVYGTDGGADLRSVGASENPVADVHVFTEKDGENADFEVVAEPGRAHQAVVDDFIAAVRGGETVWGSHDGSLALSRALVLDACYKSALEQREVVL from the coding sequence GTGAGCATTCAGCAGCAGGCCCCGTCCGCAACCCTCAAGGTGGGAGTTGTGGGCATCGGTTGGGCCGGCCAGCAGCACCTCAAGGCGTACAGCAATATCGACGGCGTCGAAATTGTCGCCGTCGCCGGCATGGAAGCTGATCTTCTTGCCCAGCTGAAGGAGGAATACAGCATCCCCCACGCGTTCGCCCGCTGGGAAGACATGATCGAGCTCGAAGGCCTCGACGCCGTCAGCGTCGCCGTGCCGACGTTCCTGCACGCGCCCATCGCCATTGCCTCGCTCGGGCGCGGACTGCATGTGCTGAGCGAAAAGCCTTTGGCGCGTAACGCCGTCGAGGGTCAGCAGATGGTGGACGCCGCCCGTAAGGCAGGCCGCGTGCTGGACGTCGCGTTCAACCACCGCCGCCGCGGCGACATCCAGGCGCTCAAGGAAGTGATCGATGCCGGCACGCTCGGTCGCCCGTACTACGCCAAGGCATCGTGGCTCCGGCGCCAAGGCATTCCGATGCTGGGCAGCTGGTTCACCAACCCGAAACTCGCCGGCGGCGGTCCGCTGGCTGACATCGGCGTGCACGTCCTGGACTACTCGCTGCACCTCCTGGGCGAGCCCAAGGTTCTGGCCGTCTCGGCGTCCACCCATTCCGAACTCGGCCCGCGCGGCCTCGGCGGCAACGCCCGGTACACGGCGTCGAACTCCAGCCACAAGTTTGAAGTGGAAGACTTCGCCTCCGCGTTCCTCCGGCTGGAAGGCGGCGGGACCCTGATACTGGAAGCGGGCTGGGCCACGTACCGCGACGAGCGGGACCTGATGGACTTCACCGTTTACGGGACCGACGGCGGAGCGGACTTGCGCTCTGTGGGCGCCTCCGAGAACCCGGTGGCGGACGTTCACGTCTTCACGGAGAAGGACGGCGAGAACGCCGACTTTGAGGTGGTGGCCGAACCCGGGCGAGCCCACCAGGCCGTCGTCGACGATTTCATTGCTGCCGTGCGCGGCGGCGAAACTGTATGGGGAAGCCATGATGGTTCACTGGCCCTCAGCCGGGCCCTGGTGCTCGATGCCTGCTACAAATCCGCCCTCGAACAACGTGAAGTGGTGCTCTGA
- a CDS encoding YcaO-like family protein gives MSVDPVRTLHPSLGLVSEASIYVPNDVGLWRTVGRLANSTPGARIASAVGAFDVTKRASLTRGAGEAVERFALVPVPEDSEYLLAGNGSPGTKIDFVGAGLGCASALHWDFPWYRAIDLLTGEPTLVPAPVVDYSPGCGQTKPWDRYFDPSPNGAASGPSESFAQRSGIAEVMERDAFLTAWRQRIPLEKFDAESMPVMVRQSSEARGLSLLLVAARAAGVEPILAFIPSNDAPLLTAVCIITEENGLAGFGAVGLKSASDPVVALRGALQEGLQIRELFQTRMPSAGRVPTASDSGRALTAVTDAPVTDDDSRADFWTTAPAVTELRQWVGSFIPSSFPGCRPTPDVDGLVQYLAGRNIRTHWVNLTHRLPRAIQELGWTAGKTICPGAVPLTMDETKELFVMPGCPATPHPLI, from the coding sequence ATGAGCGTAGATCCCGTACGGACGCTCCACCCTTCCCTGGGGCTGGTGTCTGAAGCCTCCATCTATGTACCCAATGATGTGGGGCTGTGGCGAACCGTGGGGCGATTAGCCAACAGCACACCGGGTGCTCGGATCGCCTCTGCAGTAGGGGCCTTTGATGTCACAAAGCGGGCGTCTCTGACGAGAGGTGCCGGCGAAGCGGTTGAACGATTCGCCCTGGTTCCCGTGCCGGAAGATTCCGAGTATCTGCTGGCCGGGAACGGCAGCCCCGGCACCAAGATTGACTTTGTCGGCGCCGGCCTGGGATGCGCCTCCGCCTTGCACTGGGACTTCCCTTGGTACCGTGCCATCGACTTGCTGACTGGCGAGCCCACGCTAGTTCCCGCCCCTGTTGTGGATTACTCCCCTGGATGCGGACAGACGAAACCGTGGGACAGGTACTTCGATCCCTCGCCCAACGGCGCGGCGTCCGGACCCTCGGAATCCTTCGCCCAGCGCTCCGGGATCGCAGAAGTCATGGAACGCGACGCCTTCCTCACAGCGTGGCGTCAGAGGATCCCACTGGAAAAGTTCGACGCAGAGAGCATGCCCGTGATGGTGCGCCAGTCATCTGAAGCCAGAGGACTTAGCCTGCTCCTTGTGGCTGCCCGGGCAGCCGGTGTTGAGCCCATCCTCGCCTTCATTCCGAGCAACGATGCTCCGCTGTTGACCGCCGTGTGCATCATTACTGAGGAAAACGGTTTAGCCGGATTCGGCGCTGTGGGACTCAAATCTGCCTCGGACCCAGTGGTGGCGTTGAGGGGAGCGCTTCAAGAAGGGCTCCAAATCCGGGAGCTGTTCCAAACACGCATGCCTTCTGCCGGGCGGGTCCCAACCGCTTCGGATTCCGGCCGCGCGCTCACCGCAGTGACGGACGCACCCGTGACCGACGACGATTCCCGCGCTGACTTCTGGACGACTGCACCGGCGGTAACCGAATTGCGGCAGTGGGTTGGGTCCTTCATACCATCTAGCTTTCCTGGATGCCGGCCCACGCCCGACGTGGATGGTCTGGTGCAGTACCTGGCCGGACGAAACATTCGCACCCACTGGGTCAACCTCACGCATAGGCTTCCTCGAGCTATCCAAGAGCTGGGTTGGACGGCCGGCAAGACCATCTGCCCGGGGGCTGTTCCCTTGACCATGGACGAGACCAAGGAGCTGTTCGTGATGCCGGGCTGCCCTGCAACGCCGCATCCGTTGATATGA
- a CDS encoding daptide-type RiPP, translated as MIAASNLQLTIEELENLDTPDDTPWYIRVGDVIIIAGVVVGLAAT; from the coding sequence ATGATCGCAGCCTCGAACCTTCAGCTGACCATCGAAGAGCTGGAAAACCTCGACACCCCGGACGATACACCGTGGTACATCCGCGTTGGTGACGTCATCATCATTGCCGGCGTCGTCGTCGGCCTCGCCGCTACCTAA
- a CDS encoding daptide-type RiPP yields the protein MNSTALKALDLNIQELEAMDVPDDWDERIKGITAGLALVGIAVAIT from the coding sequence ATGAACAGCACAGCACTCAAAGCCCTGGACCTCAACATCCAAGAGCTGGAGGCCATGGACGTTCCGGACGACTGGGACGAACGCATCAAGGGCATCACGGCAGGCCTGGCATTGGTGGGCATCGCGGTGGCCATCACCTGA
- a CDS encoding carbohydrate ABC transporter permease, with protein MSTLIAERPTAELTTGRKAPKRRLRGESKLHPLVWVFVVAVMAFSLIPFYWLVNTSLKKGASLSQGELFPSQPTLENYLVVFQNPEFLLALRNSVIIAVVTTTVALVFASFAAYALARLKMRRKAMILTLILSVTTFPAIAIAAPMFSIWREIGLYDTLLGLIIPKLTFALPLAIYTLTSFFKEIPRELEESAYMDGATPFVAFRKVILPLAVPGLATTAILVFISVWNEFLLAVTLTTSPEARPVPVAIAFFSGTSEFDQPLGTISAASVIITVPLVILVLVCQKRIVSGMTAGAVKG; from the coding sequence ATGAGCACGCTGATTGCAGAACGCCCGACGGCGGAACTCACCACCGGGCGCAAGGCGCCGAAGCGTCGCTTGCGTGGGGAATCGAAACTGCATCCCCTGGTGTGGGTGTTCGTGGTGGCCGTCATGGCTTTCTCGCTCATCCCGTTCTACTGGCTCGTCAACACCTCCCTTAAGAAGGGTGCGAGCCTGTCCCAAGGCGAGCTCTTCCCGAGCCAGCCGACCCTCGAGAACTATCTGGTGGTCTTCCAGAACCCCGAGTTCCTCCTGGCCTTGCGCAACTCGGTGATTATCGCCGTCGTGACTACAACGGTGGCGCTGGTGTTCGCGTCCTTCGCCGCCTATGCGCTGGCGAGGCTGAAGATGCGCCGCAAGGCGATGATCCTGACGCTGATCCTCTCGGTCACCACGTTCCCGGCCATCGCCATCGCGGCCCCGATGTTCTCCATCTGGCGCGAGATCGGGCTGTACGACACTCTGCTCGGCCTCATCATCCCGAAGCTGACGTTCGCGTTGCCGCTGGCGATCTACACGCTGACGTCCTTCTTCAAGGAGATCCCGCGTGAGCTGGAGGAATCCGCGTACATGGATGGCGCCACACCGTTCGTCGCCTTCCGCAAGGTGATCCTGCCGCTGGCGGTCCCCGGCTTGGCGACCACGGCGATCCTGGTGTTCATCTCGGTTTGGAATGAATTCCTCCTGGCCGTCACGCTGACCACATCGCCGGAAGCCCGTCCCGTCCCGGTGGCGATTGCCTTCTTCAGCGGCACCAGCGAGTTCGACCAACCCCTCGGCACCATCAGCGCAGCGTCGGTGATCATCACTGTCCCACTCGTGATCCTGGTGCTCGTGTGCCAGAAGCGGATCGTTTCCGGCATGACGGCCGGCGCGGTCAAGGGCTAA
- the mpaB gene encoding daptide biosynthesis RiPP recognition protein: protein MKLSQQQSIAAAVDQWITGVPGRIPGHVIFVENPEHADYAKTLAGEGSTVLVLNGDKADGGIVTASGSFDAAGEELLVDGTLSLEIQDYVAIPFVNLVGVTVVRITTKEDWQAFFDDAEEAVRSGHFVQQLTEVNAVLAERGLLSGAAKDTLLLTRLHITWDGSVRSGPYGTKIGKVGDSLPDIRVRAVSLRPESAVAAVYYPWDIQDSLEAKTWIPRYLAALDAWKFIPREDRPTTSLVGFGTSLYGATLNDGLPSADAPFILKRAAEYTLLDPKTGRLFKIGTDAAAIIEAVSTMRDIKVAARVVAPALKVSADVAESAARAVVTHFEQLGIDIMGAGR, encoded by the coding sequence ATGAAGCTGAGTCAGCAACAGAGCATTGCCGCCGCTGTGGATCAGTGGATCACAGGGGTACCCGGACGGATACCGGGTCACGTTATTTTTGTTGAGAATCCCGAGCACGCCGATTACGCGAAGACTCTCGCCGGCGAAGGCTCTACGGTTCTGGTTCTGAACGGCGACAAAGCCGACGGCGGCATCGTCACGGCATCGGGGTCATTCGACGCCGCGGGGGAAGAGCTCCTGGTGGACGGCACCCTCAGCTTGGAGATTCAGGACTATGTGGCTATCCCCTTCGTCAATCTGGTGGGTGTGACGGTAGTCAGGATCACCACCAAGGAGGACTGGCAAGCATTTTTCGACGATGCAGAAGAAGCTGTCCGCTCCGGCCATTTTGTCCAGCAACTCACTGAGGTCAACGCCGTCCTGGCGGAGCGCGGGTTGTTGAGCGGGGCCGCGAAGGACACCCTGTTGCTGACGCGGCTTCACATCACCTGGGATGGTTCCGTCAGGTCCGGTCCCTATGGAACCAAAATCGGCAAGGTAGGTGACTCGCTTCCGGACATCAGAGTCCGGGCCGTTTCTCTGAGGCCGGAGTCCGCCGTTGCCGCTGTCTACTACCCCTGGGACATTCAGGACTCCCTTGAGGCCAAGACCTGGATCCCGCGCTACTTGGCCGCCTTGGATGCTTGGAAGTTCATTCCCCGTGAAGACCGGCCCACCACAAGCCTGGTCGGATTCGGCACCAGTCTCTACGGCGCCACTCTCAATGACGGCCTCCCGTCAGCGGACGCTCCTTTTATCCTCAAGCGGGCTGCCGAATACACTCTGCTGGACCCTAAGACGGGCCGGCTCTTCAAGATCGGCACGGACGCCGCCGCCATTATTGAGGCCGTCTCCACCATGCGAGACATCAAGGTTGCCGCCAGGGTGGTGGCACCCGCACTCAAGGTTTCAGCTGATGTGGCTGAGAGTGCCGCCAGAGCGGTGGTCACGCATTTTGAACAGCTGGGCATCGACATCATGGGTGCGGGCCGATGA
- the mpaD gene encoding daptide-type RiPP biosynthesis aminotransferase codes for MTVEPVLPTPRTQLPLWVPLTTQHDFHEAGYTAVSANGVHVTFEDGRQRICAKSGLWNTNLGYGNQQIAEAVATELHAASYLPLFRTSHRKAVEASRALLSLPAHDFQRVVFSTSGGAANDAAMKLARQYFVLNGQPERKLIVGLSGSYHGLTYGSQALSGDELGQAVYGVDRRNIRHIRFDDDAAELTRLMQREGHRIAAVIMEPVLGSGAESVPDGFIEEVIKHRDHHGYLVVADEVATGFGRVNGWFASDAWPRQPDIIITSKGLTNGTSACAALLIAHRVTQLFDASESIFVHGETQAGTPATCAAILSTIAEMKRLDHYTLNKQVAEGLNQLIEDLQHTPGVGNSTGRGCMRGLKLHAKNGMPLSSDGVLAVVRNIHQAGAIVQPGPGRIQLLPALTYTEDNFAELRAAVKAGLFSAERDGVFE; via the coding sequence ATGACTGTTGAGCCGGTCCTGCCAACCCCGCGGACACAACTTCCCCTCTGGGTTCCGCTAACCACCCAGCATGACTTCCACGAGGCCGGCTACACGGCGGTCAGCGCCAACGGCGTGCACGTCACCTTCGAGGACGGCCGGCAACGGATCTGCGCAAAGAGCGGCCTGTGGAACACCAATCTCGGTTACGGAAACCAACAAATAGCTGAAGCCGTGGCTACAGAACTTCACGCCGCCTCCTACCTTCCGCTGTTCCGCACGTCCCACCGGAAAGCGGTCGAGGCTTCAAGGGCCCTCCTGAGTCTGCCTGCACATGACTTCCAACGAGTGGTGTTTTCCACCTCTGGCGGTGCGGCCAATGACGCAGCGATGAAGCTCGCCCGCCAGTACTTTGTTTTGAACGGCCAGCCCGAGAGGAAGCTCATTGTTGGCCTGAGTGGCAGCTACCACGGGCTGACCTATGGAAGCCAAGCCCTCAGCGGTGATGAACTCGGACAGGCAGTTTACGGCGTGGACCGGCGCAATATCCGCCACATCAGATTCGACGACGACGCCGCGGAACTCACCCGGCTGATGCAAAGGGAAGGCCACAGGATCGCGGCCGTCATCATGGAACCGGTCCTGGGTTCAGGCGCGGAATCAGTGCCGGACGGCTTCATTGAGGAGGTCATCAAACACCGGGACCACCACGGCTACCTGGTGGTCGCCGACGAGGTTGCCACCGGCTTCGGCAGGGTGAACGGTTGGTTCGCCTCGGATGCATGGCCTCGACAGCCGGACATTATTATCACGTCAAAGGGCCTGACCAATGGCACCAGCGCTTGCGCCGCCCTCTTGATAGCCCACCGCGTAACCCAACTCTTTGACGCATCAGAGTCCATCTTTGTTCACGGGGAAACCCAAGCTGGAACCCCGGCAACATGTGCCGCGATCCTCAGCACCATCGCTGAGATGAAGCGCTTGGACCACTACACCCTGAACAAGCAGGTGGCTGAGGGTCTCAACCAACTCATTGAAGACCTTCAACACACCCCGGGTGTAGGCAACTCAACGGGTCGCGGCTGTATGCGCGGCCTCAAGCTTCACGCAAAAAACGGCATGCCGCTTTCTTCCGACGGCGTCCTGGCTGTAGTGAGGAACATTCATCAAGCCGGTGCCATAGTCCAGCCGGGGCCTGGGCGGATCCAACTGCTGCCTGCCCTGACTTACACGGAGGACAACTTTGCAGAGCTCCGGGCCGCGGTAAAGGCAGGCCTGTTCAGTGCCGAACGCGACGGAGTTTTCGAGTGA